One segment of Odontesthes bonariensis isolate fOdoBon6 chromosome 1, fOdoBon6.hap1, whole genome shotgun sequence DNA contains the following:
- the sord gene encoding sorbitol dehydrogenase yields the protein MAQDNLSVVLHSKGDLRLENRPVPEPGPNEVLLQMHSVGICGSDVHYWQHGQIGDFVLKKPMVLGHEAAGRVVKVGSAVKHLKAGDRVAIEPGVPREMDEFFKNGRYNLSPTIFFCATPPDDGNLCRYYTHNANFCYKLPDTVTFEEGALIEPLSVGIHACRRGGVNLGSNVLICGAGTIGLVCLLVAKAMGASQVVITDLSAERLTMAKELGADFQLTVKRGDGPQQLAKRVEDMLGAQPQITIECTGVESSIQTAIYGTRSGGVVVLVGLGAEMATVPLINAAVREVDIRGVFRYCNTWPMAIAMLASAKVNVKPLVTHRFPLEQAVAAFEATRRGLGIKVMLKCDKNDQNP from the exons ATGGCTCAAGATAATCTGTCCGTGGTGCTGCACTCCAAGGGAGACCTCAGGCTT GAAAATCGTCCCGTCCCGGAGCCAGGACCAAATG AGGTGTTGCTCCAGATGCACTCTGTTGGAATCTGTGGGTCAGATGTGCACTACTGGCAGCATGGCCAAATCGGGGACTTTGTGCTCAAAAAGCCAATGGTGCTGGGCCACGAGGCTGCAGGGCGAGTGGTGAAGGTCGGATCAGCAGTCAAGCACCTCAAAGCAG GTGACAGAGTGGCCATTGAGCCTGGCGTACCCCGCGAGATGGACGAGTTCTTCAAAAACGGGCGGTACAACTTGTCTCCCACCATCTTCTTCTGTGCCACACCCCCTGATGATGGAAACTTGTGCCGATATTACACACACAACGCCAACTTCTGTTACAA GTTGCCTGATACTGTCACATTTGAGGAGGGAGCTCTCATTGAACCTCTCTCTGTGGGGATCCACGCCTGCCGCCGAGGAGGCGTAAACCTCGGCAGCAATGTGCTCATCTGTGGTGCAG GAACTATTGGGCTGGTCTGCTTGCTTGTTGCCAAGGCAATGGGGGCCTCGCAGGTCGTCATCACCG ATCTGTCCGCAGAGCGTCTGACGATGGCCAAAGAGCTGGGCGCAGACTTCCAGCTGACGGTGAAGAGAGGAGACGGACCCCAGCAGCTGGCCAAGAGAGTCGAGGACATGCTGGGAGCTCAGCCTCAAATCACCATTGAATGCACTGGTGTGGAGAGCAGCATCCAAACGGCCATCTAC GGGACTCGTTCAGGAGGTGTGGTGGTTCTGGTGGGTCTCGGTGCTGAGATGGCCACTGTTCCTCTGATCAACGCTGCCGTAAGAGAGGTGGACATCAGAGGAGTCTTCCGCTACTGCAATAC CTGGCCGATGGCCATCGCCATGTTGGCGTCAGCTAAAGTGAACGTGAAGCCCCTCGTGACCCATCGCTTCCCTCTGGAGCAGGCGGTCGCGGCTTTTGAGGCCACACGTCGAGGTCTTGGGATAAAAGTCATGTTAAAGTGTGACAAGAATGACCAGAACCCCTGA